From Apium graveolens cultivar Ventura unplaced genomic scaffold, ASM990537v1 ctg366, whole genome shotgun sequence, the proteins below share one genomic window:
- the LOC141701263 gene encoding putative Histone-lysine N-methyltransferase ATXR5, which yields MDSLGFALQSKNVAFSDKLTYSHDMAPKSANQSKYEADDIQELSTEDYITIKKCKAMMKGGKCPPLKVVFDEVEGYKVEAYGPIKAMTFLAEYTGDVDFVRNRRDDENFDSFMTLLTYRDSEEEDGLFICPHKRGNIARFISGINNHSAEGRNKKNLKSVRYNVRGKCHVYLVALRNIKKGERLCFDYNGQDNGYDTQHFI from the exons ATGGATTCTCTAGGTTTTGCTCTGCAGAGTAAGAACGTAGCATTTAGTGATAAACTGACTTACTCACATGACATGGCTCCTAAATCTGCTAATCAATCCAAGTATGAGGCAGATGACATCCAG GAACTATCTACCGAAGATTACATAACAATAAAGAAATGTAAAGCAATGATGAAAGGAGGAAAATGTCCTCCTCTTAAAGTTGTTTTTGATGAAGTGGAAGG GTACAAAGTTGAAGCATATGGTCCAATCAAAGCCATGACTTTTCTTGCTGAGTATACAGGAGATGTAGATTTTGTCAGGAATCGGAGAGATGATGAGAATTTTGATAGCTTTATGACCCTCCTTACTTACAGAGACTCAGAAGAAGAAGATGGTCTCTTTATTTGCCCGCACAAGCGGGGAAATATAGCTCGCTTCATCAGTGGCATTAACAACCATTCTGC GGAGGGAAGAAATAAGAAAAACCTCAAATCTGTGAGGTACAATGTTCGTGGTAAATGTCATGTTTATCTTGTCGCTCTTCGTAATATAAAAAAGGGAGAACGACTTTGTTTCGATTATAATGGACAAGATAATGGATATGATACACAACATTTTATTTAG
- the LOC141701264 gene encoding putative Histone-lysine N-methyltransferase ATXR5, with product MSSFNTPIPSQPNYPPHSQPNHLPQFPPKKVPRVHKFRSLADLYQATKQVNLPVDSRPHLPNISGPPVHPKEKYIEDLLKATIVVVAPHIYYNELTCKICGFGDKEDQILICDDCDNGFHMKCLRPAVLEIPPENWYCDGCRSKHPEESTRDGSSKSRKRYFGIIAKYISPEVPQKRRKRLPKKSTKFLPYVPANDVESRNRQMDSLRFALQSKNVAFSDKLTYSHDMAPKSANQSKYEADDIQELSTEDYITIKKCKAMMKGGKCPPLKVVFDEVEGYKVEADGPIKAMTFLAEYTGDVDFVRNRRDDENFDSFMTLLTYRDSEEEDGLFICPDKRGNIARFISGINNHSAEGRKKKNLKSVRYNVRGKCHVYLVALRNIKKGERLCFDYNGQDNGYDTQHFI from the exons ATGTCTTCATTCAACACACCTATACCTTCCCAACCCAACTACCCCCCACATTCTCAACCCAACCACCTCCCACAGTTTCCACCTAAGAAGGTCCCGCGTGTGCACAAGTTTAGGTCACTGGCCGATTTATATCAGGCCACAAAACAAGTTAATTTACCAGTCGATTCTCGGCCCCATCTTCCCAACATCTCCGGCCCCCCAGTCCACCCAAAAGAGAAATATATAGAAGATCTCCTGAAGGCAACCATAGTTGTTGTGGCTCCACATATTTATTATAATGAGCTCACATGTAAGATATGTGGATTTGGGGACAAAGAGGACCAAATATTGATATGTGATGATTGTGATAATGGGTTTCATATGAAGTGTCTGAGACCGGCTGTTCTTGAAATTCCCCCTGAAAACTGGTATTGTGATGGTTGCCGCAGTAAGCACCCAGAAG AATCAACCAGAGATGGATCTAGTAAATCAAGGAAGAGGTATTTTGGGATTATAGCTAAATACATTTCACCCGAAG TTCCTCAAAAAAGGCGTAAACGTTTGCCAAAAAAATCTACAAAATTTCTTCCGTACGTTCCAGCAAATGATGTTGAGAGTAGGAACAGACAAATGGATTCTCTACGTTTTGCTCTGCAGAGTAAGAACGTAGCATTTAGTGATAAACTGACATACTCACATGACATGGCTCCTAAATCTGCTAATCAATCCAAGTATGAGGCAGATGACATCCAG GAACTATCTACCGAAGATTACATAACAATAAAGAAATGTAAAGCAATGATGAAAGGAGGAAAATGTCCTCCTCTTAAAGTTGTTTTTGATGAAGTGGAAGG GTACAAAGTTGAAGCAGATGGTCCAATCAAAGCCATGACTTTTCTTGCTGAGTATACAGGAGATGTAGATTTTGTCAGGAATCGGAGAGATGATGAGAATTTTGATAGCTTTATGACCCTCCTTACTTACAGAGACTCAGAAGAAGAAGATGGTCTCTTTATTTGCCCGGACAAGCGGGGAAATATAGCTCGCTTCATCAGTGGCATTAACAACCATTCTGC GgagggaagaaagaagaaaaaccTCAAATCTGTGAGGTACAATGTTCGTGGTAAATGTCATGTTTATCTTGTCGCTCTTCGTAATATAAAAAAGGGAGAACGACTTTGTTTCGATTATAATGGACAAGATAATGGATATGATACACAACATTTTATTTAG